The following coding sequences lie in one Rickettsia hoogstraalii genomic window:
- a CDS encoding tetratricopeptide repeat protein translates to MKTQSSVQLELSIFMKADVFSSKNPVNTSDYQTIIACLEQNVPSFIHLDFSNLHLTLPQLEEIAAKIQNNNFIGNVSWGKMPNASSELVQIRNEQLKDWKLFKIFNKPKIGRYYAVAYINENTKYAEENNYNLSFTGYSLGAWLAELSLYFAHRDFHYQKAKAITFDSPGSALTIKSFKSNVHSYKTDFNTRILNITTYLSAPNFVNVCNSHINKAYRLFPEITAKYTSKIINILNKTPLIKNYTPLLHGVLSLSGYLLDPILDSFDPKTGKPVKYEQILDWPRIEYNPKDNTLINKALDFIPLASNLIYKNATAATFGSFLEVIDQLISGNIATGQFLEVYKHLENNAAQGYPSKEIITSEGKFELSYKGHYRIEEVNLSVDIANTNNKGSSDWYLAQLSKLSIDKKEIPNLIKQQLKVIKELYEIKPQYGKHYNDKNIISNLPLLSDHNLITREKILQKIEKVLSEKQFISISAFAGTGKSTISIEYGRKQRDEAKKIVRFIYADSADKIFEAYRQLAKEFAIYTIGEKEEDIIRLVHERIANLKPSTLFIFDNVEAYKDIEPYINGIINMPRDKTQVIITTRYNNLSDNIENIKLLPFSKNEAISYLVESLGDRLNEQDISNLLAELSSEDGFILPYSLSEAVACLKENKLLKVNDYINYLQDSEDDHPGTVLLLQSLEKSPAAWQILQCSAHLDPDFISIDIFKELFLVNEEKLQEPIKRLEELSLMNLIRQNGQTGLQLHRLVQVTVKRYVKRHTEFVIYEQKVRTALIEVLDNLFPYLTGVPNKDWEISKLFYPHIVKILNNNIEIDKLRKANLYRKLAYYNDYILYKFEKSLKYHKEILKILQKLYKYNHPNIAHSLNDVGAAYEKLGYTREELKYFKEALKMSQGLYQGNHPDIAASLNNVGLVY, encoded by the coding sequence TTGAAAACGCAAAGTTCAGTTCAATTAGAGCTAAGTATATTTATGAAAGCAGATGTGTTTTCTTCAAAAAATCCGGTTAATACAAGTGATTATCAAACAATTATAGCGTGTCTAGAACAGAACGTCCCTTCATTTATTCATCTAGATTTTAGCAATCTACATTTAACGCTTCCGCAGTTAGAGGAAATAGCCGCTAAAATCCAAAATAATAATTTTATCGGTAATGTAAGCTGGGGCAAGATGCCTAATGCTTCTAGTGAGCTTGTACAAATCCGAAATGAACAATTAAAAGACTGGAAACTATTTAAAATATTTAACAAGCCTAAAATAGGCAGATATTATGCAGTAGCATATATAAATGAAAATACAAAATATGCTGAAGAGAACAATTATAATTTATCTTTTACCGGTTATTCTTTAGGTGCATGGCTTGCAGAGCTTAGTTTATATTTTGCTCATAGAGATTTTCATTATCAAAAAGCAAAGGCAATCACATTCGATAGTCCGGGTTCGGCATTAACTATAAAAAGCTTTAAGTCAAATGTTCATAGTTATAAAACTGATTTTAATACGAGAATCCTAAATATAACTACTTATTTATCTGCACCGAATTTTGTAAATGTCTGTAATTCTCATATTAATAAGGCATATAGATTATTTCCTGAAATTACTGCAAAATATACAAGTAAGATAATAAATATATTAAATAAAACACCGCTAATTAAAAACTATACTCCCTTGTTACATGGCGTATTATCATTATCCGGTTATTTACTTGACCCAATACTAGATAGTTTTGATCCCAAAACCGGTAAGCCGGTAAAATATGAACAGATATTAGATTGGCCTCGCATAGAATATAATCCTAAAGATAACACACTAATAAATAAGGCACTTGATTTTATACCTTTAGCAAGCAACCTAATATATAAAAATGCTACTGCAGCGACATTTGGAAGCTTCTTAGAGGTAATCGATCAGCTTATAAGCGGTAATATTGCAACCGGACAATTTTTAGAGGTTTATAAGCATTTAGAAAATAATGCAGCACAAGGATACCCATCAAAAGAGATCATAACCTCTGAGGGCAAATTTGAACTTTCTTACAAAGGTCATTACCGCATAGAAGAAGTAAATTTGTCTGTAGATATAGCAAATACAAATAATAAGGGCAGTAGTGATTGGTATCTAGCACAGTTGAGCAAATTGAGTATAGATAAAAAAGAAATACCGAATTTAATAAAACAACAGTTAAAAGTAATAAAAGAACTATATGAAATAAAACCTCAATACGGCAAACATTATAATGATAAAAATATAATTAGCAATTTACCGCTTTTATCGGACCATAATCTTATTACTCGTGAAAAAATATTACAAAAAATAGAAAAAGTTTTAAGTGAAAAACAATTCATATCAATCAGTGCTTTCGCTGGAACAGGTAAGAGTACAATATCTATAGAATATGGTCGTAAACAAAGAGATGAAGCAAAGAAAATAGTACGTTTTATTTATGCAGATTCTGCAGATAAAATCTTTGAAGCATATAGGCAACTCGCTAAAGAGTTTGCTATTTATACAATAGGCGAAAAGGAAGAAGATATAATAAGATTAGTCCATGAGAGGATTGCTAATTTAAAGCCGTCTACATTATTTATTTTTGATAACGTAGAAGCATATAAAGACATTGAGCCTTATATTAACGGTATAATTAATATGCCTAGAGATAAGACGCAAGTTATAATTACTACTAGATATAATAATTTAAGTGATAATATAGAAAATATTAAATTACTGCCTTTTAGCAAAAACGAAGCAATTTCATATTTAGTCGAATCTTTAGGTGATAGGTTGAATGAACAAGATATTAGTAATTTATTAGCAGAACTTAGCAGTGAAGATGGTTTTATATTACCGTATAGCTTATCTGAAGCAGTGGCATGTTTAAAGGAAAATAAATTACTTAAAGTAAACGATTATATTAACTATTTGCAAGATAGTGAAGATGATCATCCAGGAACGGTTTTATTATTGCAATCATTAGAAAAATCGCCGGCAGCTTGGCAGATATTGCAATGTTCTGCACATTTAGACCCAGACTTTATCAGTATAGATATTTTCAAAGAATTATTTTTAGTAAATGAAGAAAAACTGCAAGAACCTATAAAAAGGTTAGAAGAATTATCATTAATGAATCTAATACGTCAAAATGGACAAACCGGCTTACAATTACATAGATTGGTACAAGTCACAGTAAAGAGATATGTAAAAAGACATACAGAATTTGTAATATATGAACAAAAAGTTCGAACAGCCCTAATAGAAGTATTAGATAACTTATTTCCTTATTTAACAGGTGTTCCAAACAAAGACTGGGAAATTTCTAAATTATTTTATCCTCATATAGTAAAAATATTAAACAATAATATTGAAATTGATAAGCTCAGAAAAGCAAACTTATATAGAAAGTTAGCTTATTATAATGACTATATATTATATAAATTTGAGAAATCATTAAAATATCACAAAGAAATTTTAAAAATACTACAAAAACTATATAAATATAATCATCCTAATATTGCTCATTCTCTTAATGATGTCGGGGCAGCATATGAAAAATTAGGATATACTAGAGAAGAGCTAAAGTATTTTAAAGAAGCTTTAAAGATGTCGCAAGGTTTATACCAAGGCAACCATCCTGATATTGCTGCCTCTCTTAATAATGTCGGATTGGTTTATTGA
- a CDS encoding tetratricopeptide repeat protein has product MNQELYKGNHSSIASSLNNIGEIYINLGDIFKALKYFKEALKMFQELPYSNPFSIANSLNNIGKAYRSLGNISKGLEYQKVALKISQDLYQGNYPFITTFLNNIGLTYLDLGDISKGLKYLKEALKMNQELYKGNHPSIANSLNNIGLAYQNLGDISKGLKYRKAALKMFEAVCQSNHHNIAISLNNVGRSYKNLGIPSKGLKYLEKALKIFRVVCQRNHSNIASSIVNVSLAYYEKLGDTNKAIELYKQAYLMFMQTLGELILILRN; this is encoded by the coding sequence ATGAATCAAGAATTATATAAAGGCAATCACTCTTCTATTGCTAGCTCTCTTAATAATATCGGCGAAATTTATATCAACTTAGGCGATATCTTCAAAGCATTAAAATATTTTAAAGAAGCATTAAAAATGTTTCAAGAATTACCTTATAGCAATCCATTTTCTATTGCTAATTCTCTTAATAACATTGGTAAGGCTTATCGAAGCTTAGGCAACATTTCTAAAGGTCTAGAGTATCAAAAAGTAGCCTTAAAGATATCGCAAGATTTATATCAAGGTAATTATCCTTTCATTACTACCTTTCTTAATAATATTGGATTGACTTATCTAGACTTAGGCGACATTTCTAAAGGTCTAAAATATTTAAAAGAAGCTTTAAAGATGAATCAAGAATTATATAAGGGTAATCACCCTTCTATTGCTAACTCTCTTAATAATATTGGCTTGGCATATCAAAACTTAGGCGATATTTCTAAAGGTCTAAAATATCGAAAAGCAGCCTTAAAGATGTTTGAAGCAGTGTGTCAAAGCAATCATCATAATATTGCTATTTCTCTCAATAACGTTGGTAGATCTTATAAAAACTTAGGCATCCCTTCTAAAGGTCTAAAATATCTAGAAAAAGCTCTAAAAATATTTCGAGTAGTGTGCCAACGAAATCATTCTAATATTGCTAGTTCTATTGTTAATGTCAGTTTAGCTTATTATGAGAAATTAGGTGATACAAACAAAGCCATAGAACTTTATAAACAAGCTTATTTAATGTTTATGCAAACTTTAGGAGAACTCATCCTCATACTAAGGAATTAA
- a CDS encoding F0F1 ATP synthase subunit B, whose product MNFLDESFWLAVSFVIFVYLIYRPAKKAILNSLDAKILEVQEKVLKAEKLKEDAALLFEQTNAQIQKLETLRSQMIEESNEVTKKIIQEKTKEIEEFLEHKKSDAIKLIQNQKSTASKELQDEFCDEVIKLVSEYFQSAKLSESNIAKNLMDKSDFPQD is encoded by the coding sequence ATGAATTTCCTAGATGAAAGCTTCTGGCTTGCCGTTAGTTTTGTAATTTTTGTATATTTAATTTATAGACCGGCAAAAAAGGCTATTTTAAATTCTTTAGATGCTAAGATTTTAGAAGTCCAAGAAAAAGTTCTAAAAGCTGAAAAGTTAAAAGAAGATGCTGCTTTGCTCTTTGAACAAACCAACGCACAAATACAAAAATTAGAAACTTTACGCTCTCAAATGATAGAAGAAAGCAATGAAGTTACCAAGAAAATCATTCAAGAAAAAACTAAAGAAATTGAAGAATTTTTAGAGCATAAAAAATCTGATGCTATAAAGTTAATTCAAAACCAAAAATCAACTGCAAGTAAAGAGCTACAAGATGAATTTTGTGATGAAGTGATAAAACTTGTCTCCGAATATTTCCAATCAGCTAAGCTTTCAGAAAGTAATATTGCTAAAAATTTAATGGATAAATCTGATTTTCCTCAGGATTAG
- a CDS encoding ATP F0F1 synthase subunit B' (Produces ATP from ADP in the presence of a proton gradient across the membrane. Subunit B' is part of the membrane proton channel.): MPQFDIATYYSQIFWLIVTFGLLYIFVYKFITPKSEEIFNNRQTNIQDNITQADTLTQEVEKLNKYYSEEIEKTNTEIDRLKKEKIGSLESEFLIKKKNLEQDLKNSINQNIEDINLAAKQFRTNKSEAIIKLAVNIIEKIAGTKADIDSLKSLRHCEEKLKILTKQSSKKF, from the coding sequence ATGCCTCAATTTGATATTGCTACCTATTATTCACAAATTTTTTGGCTTATCGTTACTTTCGGCTTATTGTATATCTTTGTTTATAAATTTATCACTCCAAAATCCGAAGAAATTTTTAATAATAGACAGACAAATATTCAAGATAATATTACGCAAGCCGATACGCTAACCCAAGAAGTAGAAAAGCTAAATAAATATTATAGCGAGGAAATAGAAAAAACAAATACCGAAATAGATAGGCTAAAAAAAGAAAAAATAGGCTCTTTAGAATCAGAATTTTTAATTAAAAAAAAGAATCTAGAGCAAGATTTAAAAAACTCTATAAATCAAAATATTGAAGATATAAATTTAGCTGCTAAGCAATTTAGAACTAATAAAAGCGAAGCAATCATAAAGCTCGCAGTTAATATTATTGAAAAAATAGCCGGAACTAAAGCAGATATAGATAGCTTAAAAAGCCTACGTCATTGCGAGGAAAAATTGAAAATTTTGACGAAGCAATCCAGTAAAAAATTCTGA
- a CDS encoding F0F1 ATP synthase subunit C yields the protein MDMVSLKFIGIGLMAIGMYGAALGVSNIFSSLLSSIARNPSAAENLQRMALIGAGLAEAMGLFSFVIAMLLIFS from the coding sequence ATGGATATGGTTTCTTTAAAATTTATTGGTATAGGACTTATGGCTATCGGCATGTACGGTGCGGCTCTAGGCGTTAGTAATATATTTAGCTCTCTACTTAGTTCAATAGCACGAAACCCTTCAGCTGCAGAAAACTTACAAAGAATGGCTCTGATCGGTGCAGGTCTTGCTGAAGCAATGGGACTTTTTTCCTTTGTAATTGCTATGTTACTTATTTTTTCTTAA
- a CDS encoding F0F1 ATP synthase subunit A → MTHSPLAQFDIKKLIDIKMFGFDVSFTNSSIYMLLASILALTYFYLAFYNRKLVPSRLQVSAEIVYNLVADMLNQNIGVKGRKFIPLVFSLFIFILFCNLLGMTPYSFTATSHIIVTFTLAILVFLTVTIVGFIKHGLRFLTLFLPHGTPLWLAPLMIVIELFTYLARPVSLSLRLAANMMAGHVLLKVIAGFTVSLMIYLKFLPIPVMVILIGFEIFVAILQAYIFTILSCMYLNDAINLH, encoded by the coding sequence ATGACTCATAGCCCTTTAGCACAATTTGATATCAAAAAATTGATAGACATCAAAATGTTCGGTTTTGACGTCAGCTTTACTAATTCGAGTATCTATATGTTACTTGCTAGCATCTTAGCCTTAACTTATTTTTACTTAGCTTTTTATAACCGGAAATTAGTACCTTCTAGATTACAAGTAAGTGCTGAAATAGTTTATAATCTTGTAGCTGATATGTTAAATCAGAATATAGGAGTAAAAGGACGCAAATTTATTCCGTTAGTTTTTAGTTTGTTTATTTTTATTTTATTCTGTAATTTACTTGGTATGACACCTTATAGCTTTACTGCTACTAGTCATATTATCGTTACTTTTACCTTGGCAATTCTAGTATTTTTAACGGTCACTATAGTCGGTTTCATAAAACACGGCTTACGTTTTTTAACTCTTTTTTTACCGCACGGTACTCCTTTATGGTTAGCACCGTTGATGATAGTAATTGAACTGTTTACATATTTAGCAAGACCGGTTAGTTTATCATTGCGACTCGCTGCTAATATGATGGCGGGACATGTTTTATTAAAAGTAATAGCCGGTTTTACCGTTTCATTAATGATTTACTTGAAATTTCTGCCAATCCCTGTTATGGTGATACTAATTGGGTTTGAAATTTTTGTTGCAATACTTCAAGCTTATATTTTTACTATTTTATCTTGTATGTATCTTAATGATGCTATTAATTTACACTAG
- a CDS encoding AtpZ/AtpI family protein, with amino-acid sequence MNTEKLKDIKARIKDLKTPKFSNPKIRQEISPFTIAVDLVSGTMVGVVIGIFTHKFFNSKPLFLIIFTIIGMIAGFNIIRQKVNNKK; translated from the coding sequence ATGAATACGGAAAAACTAAAAGATATCAAAGCAAGAATTAAAGACTTAAAAACTCCTAAGTTTTCTAATCCTAAAATTCGGCAAGAAATTAGCCCGTTCACTATCGCTGTAGATTTAGTTTCAGGTACAATGGTAGGTGTCGTAATTGGAATATTTACGCATAAGTTTTTTAATTCTAAACCTTTATTTCTTATTATATTTACAATAATAGGAATGATTGCCGGCTTTAACATTATAAGGCAAAAAGTGAATAACAAAAAGTAA
- a CDS encoding CarD family transcriptional regulator yields the protein MANITQSENKTEQKSEFKIGQRIVYPAHGVGEITNIEYHTIAGTEIKVYVISFSQDKMTLKVPISRAAVVGLRAVASRKDLDVIYSTLQGKPKQGNRMWSRRAQEYEGKINSGNIVAIAEVLRDLHKNVDNDRSYSERTLYESALNRLAGELAILENIHPTEAINKLVEVLREKLVA from the coding sequence ATGGCAAATATAACACAATCCGAAAATAAAACCGAACAAAAATCCGAGTTTAAAATAGGGCAGAGAATTGTCTATCCTGCACATGGAGTTGGTGAAATAACAAATATTGAATATCATACTATTGCAGGTACTGAAATTAAAGTATATGTAATTTCCTTTTCGCAAGATAAAATGACATTAAAAGTGCCTATTAGTAGAGCTGCGGTTGTTGGTCTTAGAGCGGTTGCAAGCAGAAAAGATTTAGATGTCATATATTCAACTCTTCAAGGTAAACCAAAACAAGGAAATAGAATGTGGAGTAGAAGAGCCCAAGAATATGAAGGCAAAATTAACTCAGGTAATATTGTAGCCATAGCCGAAGTATTACGGGACTTACATAAAAATGTTGATAATGATCGTTCTTACAGTGAAAGAACGCTCTACGAATCAGCTTTAAATAGACTCGCAGGCGAGCTTGCTATCCTTGAAAACATCCACCCAACCGAAGCAATTAATAAGTTAGTTGAAGTATTACGTGAAAAATTAGTAGCGTAG
- a CDS encoding class I SAM-dependent methyltransferase codes for MTKQANKISYDEVPYSPFTFSYTSPPYLRTIGKLFGLNPPPLETAKVLDIGCGVGVNLLNFAETYPKSQSLGVDLSKTQIELGKKIINDLKIKNAELKALSILDLDESYGKFDYIVCHGVYSWVPKEVQDKILEVCNKLLNPNGIAFVSYNTLPGWNMQRTIREMMMFHSEIFNTSHDKLQQARLLLKFINDSLESSITPYSNFLRDETKLLSAYTDSYVLHEYLGEINTATYFHQFIEKAQKNHLNYLGDTSLTAMFIGNLPAKAAEQLQAVNDIVRTEQYMDFITNRKFRSTLLCHQNIPINRKIEFNNLKEFFTSLNIRPVTLEKDVDLTNEQENVSFYYENLPDPFISTTSPIMKAILYVYAENISNPISLEQVAKEAFKKLGKYQLQDFLAALEQHFITFIFQGYLKIFETKPHAIATITEKPKTSEFARYQAKQAHFNNVTSVFSVTNRLNDMVGIPIHEKYILEMLDGTHNIDDIKKVVLEKINSKLLTARDDKGQEVTDPKLLKEFVDYVVAVSLEKFRMNYLLVG; via the coding sequence ATGACAAAACAAGCTAATAAAATATCCTACGATGAAGTACCTTACTCTCCATTTACTTTCAGTTATACCTCCCCACCGTATTTAAGAACTATCGGTAAGCTATTTGGACTAAACCCTCCGCCTCTTGAAACTGCTAAAGTACTTGATATCGGTTGTGGAGTTGGTGTTAATCTGCTTAACTTTGCTGAAACATATCCTAAATCACAATCTCTAGGTGTTGACTTATCCAAAACACAAATAGAATTAGGTAAAAAAATTATCAACGATTTGAAAATAAAAAATGCCGAGCTAAAGGCATTATCTATATTAGATCTCGATGAGTCATATGGTAAGTTTGATTACATAGTTTGTCATGGAGTATATTCATGGGTGCCTAAAGAAGTACAAGATAAAATACTCGAAGTCTGTAATAAGCTGCTAAATCCGAACGGCATAGCCTTTGTAAGCTATAATACGCTGCCGGGGTGGAATATGCAGAGAACAATACGTGAAATGATGATGTTCCACTCAGAAATATTTAATACTAGTCACGATAAATTACAGCAAGCTAGATTACTTTTAAAGTTTATTAATGACTCATTAGAAAGTTCTATAACTCCTTATTCCAACTTCTTACGAGATGAAACAAAATTATTATCCGCATATACGGACTCGTATGTATTACATGAATATTTAGGCGAAATTAATACAGCTACATATTTTCACCAATTCATAGAAAAAGCTCAAAAAAATCATCTAAATTACTTAGGTGATACGTCGCTTACTGCAATGTTTATCGGTAATTTACCGGCTAAAGCAGCAGAACAACTACAAGCTGTTAACGATATTGTTCGTACAGAGCAATATATGGATTTTATCACTAATAGAAAATTCCGTTCGACATTATTATGTCATCAAAACATACCTATAAACAGAAAAATTGAATTTAATAATTTAAAAGAGTTTTTTACTAGCCTTAATATTAGACCGGTAACTCTAGAAAAAGATGTTGATTTAACTAACGAACAGGAAAATGTTAGCTTCTATTACGAAAATTTACCTGATCCTTTTATTTCAACCACTTCACCGATTATGAAAGCTATTTTATATGTATATGCTGAAAATATTAGCAATCCGATAAGCTTAGAACAAGTAGCAAAAGAAGCTTTTAAAAAGCTTGGTAAATATCAATTACAAGATTTTCTAGCTGCACTAGAACAACATTTTATCACATTCATTTTTCAAGGTTATCTCAAAATATTTGAGACTAAGCCGCATGCTATAGCAACTATCACCGAAAAACCTAAAACTAGCGAATTTGCAAGATACCAAGCAAAACAAGCACATTTTAATAATGTAACTAGCGTGTTTAGCGTCACTAATAGACTTAATGATATGGTAGGTATACCGATACATGAAAAATATATTTTAGAAATGTTAGACGGTACGCATAATATTGATGATATTAAGAAAGTAGTTCTTGAAAAAATTAATTCAAAACTTTTAACTGCTCGTGATGATAAAGGACAAGAAGTAACAGATCCAAAATTACTAAAAGAATTTGTTGACTATGTAGTTGCTGTATCTCTTGAGAAATTCCGGATGAACTATCTGTTAGTAGGGTAA
- the recF gene encoding DNA replication/repair protein RecF (All proteins in this family for which functions are known are DNA-binding proteins that assist the filamentation of RecA onto DNA for the initiation of recombination or recombinational repair.), with translation MKNIFLHSLSLENYRNFKNLELKTDNTPIILIGENGSGKTNILEAISLFYPGRGLRSAKLADICKASEDYCIVKALLQSKLGLAEFSTHIKRSSNRRITEYNESKIANNELSKFTSMVWLTPQMEGIFTSGSSDRRKFLDRIVYNFDPKHAELVSKYEYYMHERNKILAEDIRDDNWLKIIEEKMADMSSHIANNRLKTLEFMQQAIDELENEFPKADLSIDGIVEQKILDGEENIVNFITAELYQTRSKDKLLGRTSFGVHKSDFLVKHQKKNILAKFCSTGEQKAILIAIILAEMNYAIKLTKIAPILLLDEVFVHLDDKRRQYLIEFFTGLNMQLWVTATDLEGIENFANKAQLIRL, from the coding sequence ATGAAAAATATCTTCCTACATTCCTTAAGTCTTGAAAATTATCGTAATTTTAAAAACCTTGAACTAAAAACAGATAATACCCCAATAATTTTAATAGGTGAAAACGGTAGCGGTAAAACTAATATTTTAGAAGCTATATCACTATTTTATCCAGGCAGGGGCTTGCGATCAGCGAAACTTGCCGATATATGCAAAGCTTCAGAAGATTATTGCATCGTTAAAGCTCTATTGCAAAGTAAGCTAGGACTTGCAGAGTTTAGTACGCATATCAAACGCAGCTCAAATAGGCGAATAACCGAATATAACGAAAGTAAAATAGCTAATAATGAGCTAAGTAAATTCACTAGTATGGTATGGCTGACTCCGCAAATGGAAGGTATCTTTACAAGCGGTAGTAGTGATAGAAGAAAATTTCTTGATAGAATAGTTTATAATTTTGATCCAAAACATGCAGAGTTAGTTAGTAAATACGAATATTACATGCATGAGAGAAATAAAATTCTAGCAGAAGATATAAGAGATGATAATTGGCTTAAAATTATTGAAGAAAAGATGGCTGATATGTCTAGTCATATTGCTAATAATCGCTTAAAAACCTTAGAATTTATGCAGCAAGCAATAGATGAACTTGAAAATGAATTTCCAAAAGCCGATTTATCGATTGACGGCATTGTTGAACAAAAAATATTAGACGGCGAAGAAAATATTGTTAATTTTATTACTGCAGAACTTTATCAAACAAGAAGCAAAGATAAACTACTTGGTCGCACTAGTTTTGGAGTTCATAAAAGCGACTTTTTAGTAAAGCATCAAAAGAAAAATATCTTAGCCAAATTCTGTTCTACCGGTGAACAAAAAGCTATATTAATTGCAATAATCCTTGCTGAAATGAATTATGCTATAAAGCTAACTAAAATAGCACCGATTTTACTTTTAGACGAAGTCTTTGTGCATCTAGACGACAAAAGACGTCAATATTTAATCGAATTTTTTACCGGTTTAAACATGCAGCTATGGGTTACCGCTACCGATCTAGAGGGAATAGAAAATTTTGCAAATAAAGCACAATTGATAAGGTTGTAG
- a CDS encoding CADD family putative folate metabolism protein: MIYKLGKYLLGNLIEEEQGEENHPELWKRFAEGLGCLRNQLTSEPKLDSTQQLVQGYFKLTEESFSIGLGALYAYERQTPEVSDSKIQGLQKFYGISDYRTLQFFIVHSKVDQWHTQECANLINNLSSKEQKLVYQGAIKGAKLLWQFLDGIPRVNEELVYEGQF; encoded by the coding sequence GTGATATACAAGCTAGGCAAATATTTACTTGGTAATCTTATAGAAGAAGAACAAGGTGAAGAAAATCACCCGGAACTATGGAAACGTTTTGCCGAAGGACTTGGATGTTTAAGAAACCAGCTCACTTCAGAACCTAAATTAGACTCAACTCAACAACTTGTTCAAGGTTATTTTAAATTAACAGAGGAATCTTTTTCTATAGGTCTTGGAGCACTTTATGCTTATGAGCGTCAGACTCCTGAAGTATCTGACTCTAAAATTCAAGGGTTACAAAAATTTTATGGAATTTCAGATTACAGAACTTTACAATTTTTCATTGTTCATAGTAAAGTTGATCAATGGCATACACAAGAATGTGCAAATTTGATTAATAATTTAAGCTCAAAAGAACAAAAATTAGTATATCAAGGAGCGATAAAAGGTGCAAAACTACTATGGCAATTTCTAGACGGTATACCTCGAGTAAATGAAGAGTTGGTATACGAAGGTCAATTTTAA
- a CDS encoding dihydrofolate reductase — protein sequence MKNRKIIGIMACDPQGVIGNKGQMPWSYTKEFEYFYQTVKNNIIVMGRKTFDSIPAKILKNCICIVFSRNTPLQSYNNIFFIKSLDDFWRVIKPFTDKKIFMVGGAEIATLFLEQNLIDEFLLTKINKNYDGDAFFPIDFLAGWHSVIIDKTNNYQIYKFIK from the coding sequence ATGAAAAATAGAAAAATCATCGGTATAATGGCATGTGACCCACAAGGGGTGATAGGTAATAAAGGTCAGATGCCTTGGTCTTATACTAAGGAGTTTGAATATTTTTATCAGACGGTAAAAAATAATATTATAGTCATGGGACGAAAAACCTTTGACTCTATACCTGCAAAGATTTTAAAAAATTGTATTTGTATTGTTTTTTCAAGAAATACACCATTACAATCTTATAATAATATATTTTTTATTAAATCTTTAGATGATTTTTGGCGGGTAATAAAACCTTTTACTGATAAGAAAATTTTTATGGTTGGAGGGGCAGAAATAGCGACTCTTTTCCTAGAGCAAAATCTTATTGATGAATTTTTACTTACAAAAATAAATAAAAATTATGATGGAGATGCTTTTTTTCCTATTGATTTTCTAGCAGGATGGCATTCGGTAATAATAGACAAGACAAATAATTATCAAATTTACAAATTCATTAAATAA